The genomic stretch CGCCCGGACAACCAGGTTGACGCCACGGACCTGACGGCGGTGAAGAACGCCTACAACACGGAGCCCGGTGACCTGACCTGGAACGCACTGTGCGACTTCGAGCAGGTGACCACCCCGGACTGGGTGTACATCCCCGACCTGAACCTGGTGAACGCCAACCAGGGCACCGCGGGCGTGCCGCTGGTCTACCGGTCCACCGGCCGCAGCAACGCGGGCGTGGCCTTCGAGATCCTGAACGCTCCGGACTTCGTCTCCGCCGGCCAGGAATTCAGCGTGGACATCCAGCTGAATGACGCGGTGGACGTGCGGGCCCTGGACGTGCGGCTCTCCCTGCCGGGCCTGCAGATCGTCTCCCTGGATCTGGTTCCGGTTCTGGGACCCTATTCCGCGGCGGACTATCTGACCCAGAACACGGGTGAGGAACTCATCATCGCCGGCGCCATGAAGGGCCGCGAGGTGGTGGCCTTCTCCGGCAGCGCCAAGGTGGCCACCGTGCACCTGAGCGCCCTGCAGGACGGCCGTCCCCAGATGATGCTCTCCTCGGGTGCCGTTGTGAACAGCGGCAATGAGATGGACGTGGCGGAGTTGAACAACGCGGCGGTCCTGCCCTCGGCCTACAGCCTGGGCGAGGCCTACCCGAACCCCTTCAATCCCGTCACCCGGATCGAGTTCGCCCTGCCCGAAGGCGGCATGACGACCTTGAAGGTCTTCAACATCATGGGACAGCAGGTGGCCACGCTGATGAATCAGCAGCTGAACGCCGGCCGTCACACGGTGAGCTGGGACGCCACGAACGAGGCGGGCCTGAAGGTCGCGTCGGGCATGTACGTCTACCAGCTGGAAGTGAACGGCTTCACCCAGTCGCACAAGATGCTGCTGCTGAAGTAAGTCACCCCGATCGGTTTTCCTGGAAGCCCCCGCCTCGGCGGGGGCTTCCTTTTTGGTGCCGGCGGCGCGGCTGAGCCCCCATTCAACCTGTCTTGAATTGGGCATCTCCTGACGGATTCGCAACAGGGAACATCCAGATAACTGGAGCGCGAAGGCGCTACGACTCGGAAGACCAATTGTCTACGTCGGGGTATGTGTTGATGATCAACATGGTTCAGGGGTTGGCCGAAGTTCTGCCCTTTCTGGCACTGGCTTTGCATTTCTCCGCTCAGCAAAACGGTTCGGTGTTCGACCAGCACAACATCCGCCTTCCATTCCCAGCCACGCCGGGGCGACCCCGCGGGCCGGGACGGGCTTTGTGCCGCGTGGTGCCGGGGAGTGCCAGCCGTGGTTGCCGGAACAGTCCACAACGACCAACAACTACACAACCGGAGGAACCATGAAGAACTTGCTGCTGGCTGGTCTGCTGCTCACGCTGGGCCAGACTGCCCTGGCCAACACGGCCACGCCTGACCGCGACGCTCAGCTGCCGGCCGCGCTGGGCACCTTCGGCCCGCGCACCGGCGAGCCCGTCCTGCTGATCCGTGACTTCCTGCCCTGGGGCGGGGACATCGTGCCCTTCTTCACCAACGCGGGCACCGTGGTGACGGTCATCACCAGCGACATGATCAACACCGTCGATCTGTCCGACTACTGCCTGGTCGCCATCACCGCCGGCACCACCGGCTACTACGGCGAGCCCTACCAGGGCAACGTCAACGCCGCCGTGCCCCTGTTCAACAGCTACGTCCAGGGCGGCGGCATCATGCTGTACCTGACCGGCACCTGGGGCGGCAGCATCCAGATGCCCGGCGGCGTCAGCACCGTCACGCGCTACGACGCGGAGAACTTCTTCGTCGCGCCCCACTACATGGCCACGGGCATGCCCTTCCCCAGTTTCACGGGCAACTACGCCAGCCATGACGACCTGCTGAACCTGCCCGGCAACGCCAACGTGATCACCACGGGCAGTGCGGGCCAGGTGACGGCGGCGGAGTGGGCCCTGGGTTCCGGCGCCGTGGTGGCCCTGACCCAGCCCACCGAGTGCTACATCCCGGGCGGCAACTGCTACGGCTACTACACCTACTTCAACCAGTTCGAGACGAACGCGGTGGAGTATGCCCGCAACCTGGGCAGCTGCGGCGATCCCCTGCCCGTGGACGCCCTGCTGACCCCGACCTTCGCCGTGAACTGCCTGGGCGAGGTCCACAGCCTGACCGTGCTGATTCATGACGACAACAACCAGCCCATCGTGGGCCGCCAGGTGAGCGTCGACGTGGTGTCCGGTCCCAACGTGGGCGCCACCAGCGGCACCCAGGTGACGGACATGAACGGCCAGGCTTTCTTCGCCTACACCAGCACGCTGGAAGGCACGGACGTGATCGTGGCGAGCTACCTGGACGACGCCGGCGCGCCGGCCCTGTCCAACCCGGCCACCAAGGTCTGGGAGCGTTGCGACGTGGGCGCCGACGAGACGCCGGCCGGCTTCTCCCTGGCGCAGAACACGCCCAACCCCTTCAACCCCAGCACGACCATTCGCTTCACCCTGCCCGAGAGTGGTGCGGCGCGGCTGCTGGTCTACAGTCTGGCGGGCCAGCTGGTGCAGAGCCTGGACCTGGGCGTCGCCGCCCGCGGTGAGAACCAGGTGGTCATCGACGGCTCCAACCTGGCCAGCGGCGTGTACCTCTACACCCTGCAGAGCGAGTTCGGCAGCCAGACCCACAAGATGGTCCTGCTGAAGTAAGCCGACCTGCAACCCATGACTGGAAAGCCCCCGCTGCGGCGGGGGCTTTCTTTTTGGCTGCATGGGAAAATGACGTGCGGTTCAGAACGCGTTAATTCTGCCTCCTCCACGGCCGATAGTTCAAGTGTCAAGAAGTTGACAAGGTGAACCCGGTGGACAGCCCCACTGTCGGCCGGGTTCTGCACGCTAACTGGCCTGGGGCGACGCGGGACTTCGCCGCCTGTCGGAACCGGCACGCGGCAGGTCTTGCGCCCCAGCCAATCTCTGGAGGATTCATGGCGCTTGCACAGGTCCCTTCGCTCGCCCCCGTGGTGGAAGTGGATCCCCCCCGCTGTGTGAATTGCCACGCTTGCATCCTGGCTTGCCCGGTCAAGCACTGCAACGACGCCTCGGGCGACCACGTCACGATCAACGCCGATCTGTGTATCGGCTGCGGAGCCTGCATCAAGGCCTGCTCCCACGAGGCCCGCAAGCTGGTGGACGACACCGCGGTCTTTCTGCGGGACCTTGCGGCCGGCGTGCCCATCGTGTCCGTGGTGGCTCCCGCCGTGGCCGCCGTCTTCCCGGATCGCTACCTGAAGTTCAACGGCTGGCTGAAATCCATGGGCGTGAAGGCCAACTTCGACGTCAGTTTCGGCGCGGAACTCACGGTGAAGTCCTATCTGGACCACGTGCAGAAGAACCACCCCAAAGCCGTGATCGCCCAGCCCTGTCCGGCGCTGGTGAGCTTCATCGAGATCTATCATCCGGAGCTGCTGCCCCACTTGGCGCCGGCGGACAGCCCCATGCTCCACACCATCCGCATGGTGCGGCAGTTCTACCCCGAGTACGCCCGGCATCGGGTGGCCGTCATGAGTCCCTGCGCGGCCAAGCGCCGAGAGTTCGACGAGACCGGCCAGGGCGACTACAACGTCACCTTCAAGAGCCTGATCGCCGAGTTGGAGCGCCGGCGCCAGAGCCTGGACGCCTTCCAGGAACTGGACTACGACAACCCGCCGGCGGAGCGCGCCGTGCTGTTCTCCACGCCGGGCGGGCTGCTCAAGACCGCCGAGCGCTGGCTGCCAGAAATCGGCAACCTGACGCGCAAGATCGAAGGTCCCCACACGGTCTACCACTACTTGAAGGGCCTGGGATCCTCCATCAGCCGCGGCCAGGCGCCCCTGCTCGTGGACTGCCTGAACTGCGAGCTGGGCTGCAACGGCGGACCCGGCACGCCCAACGTCGAAGCCAACCAGGACGAGCTGGAGCATCTAGTGGCTCGCCGGGCGGAGGCAATGCGCCTGCGTCACGTGAAGGAGATCGTGGGCGACGAGAGCACGGTCCATGACCGGGTGGTGGGGCTGGTGGAGCAGTACTGGCAGCCCGGCCTTTACGAGCGGCACTATGTGGACCGCAGCCGGACCAACACCATCCGGCGGCCCACGGTGGCGGAAAACGCCGCCCTGTTCCAACGGATGGAGAAGACGACCCGCGAGGACGAGCTGGACTGCGGCGCCTGCGGCTACGGCAACTGCAAAGAGATGGCCGTGGCCATCCACAACGACCTCAACCGCCCGGAAAACTGCCACCTCTTCCGCCAGCGGCGCATCGAGCGGCTGCTGAAGAACGCCGAGGAGATGAACCGGATCTCGGAGGCGGCCGAGCAATTGGGCGCCGCCGTGGAGGAGATGCACAGTTCCGTCTCGGAGATCGCACGCAGCGCCACCCTCGCCACCGGCCAATCCGAGCAGAGCGCCCGGGTGGCCACGGAGGCCAGCGCGGCCATGGGCACGCTCAAAAGTTCGGGGACCTCCATCGGCGAGCTGGCCGCGGCCATCTCCGCCATTGCCGCCCAGACCCGGCTGCTGGCCCTCAACGCCACCATCGAGGCGGCGCGGGCGGGGGACATGGGGCGCGGTTTCGCCGTGGTGGCCAACGAGGTGAAGGAGTTGGCGCGGGTCACGGGGGAAACCACCAAGCGGATCACCCGGGAGGCCCAGACCATTTCAGCGGACACCCAGCGCGTGGAGGAGCTGATCACCCACATCGTGCAGATGACCACCGCAGTGGGGCAGAGCCAGTCCACCATCGCCGTGGCCACCCAGGAGCAGGAGGCCGCCGTCTCCGAGATGTCCCGCCAGGTGCAGGCCATCGTCCACGAGACCCAGTCGCGCATCCAGCACTTGGGCCAGCTGGACTTCGATGCCGGTCACAAGTTGGCGCGCGCCGTGTAGCCGCGCCGGTCAGCCAGCAAGAAACGGGCGGCCTCCCCGGGGAAGCCGCCCGTTTTGCGTGTCGTCCAGGGCGGGGCTCAGTCCTGGAAGCCCTCGTCGGGATGGCGGAACCTCTGCGCCGCGAGCTGCGCCGCCTCCAGCCGTCCCCAGCGCAGGCGGCGGCCGGCGTCCGCGTGCTCCAGCCGGACCAGCAGACAGGGGCCGCGCAGCAGGGGCAGCGCCAGCGCGGGCCACTCCACCAGCACGACGGCGCCGCTCTCCAGGCTGTCCTCGAAACCGATCTGCTGCAGGCGCAGCAGGGACTCCAGCCGGTAGAGATCGTAGTGGTGCAGCTCCAGCCGTCCGGCCAGCCGGTTGCAGAGCGCGAAAGTCGGGCTGGTGACCGCGCCCGCCACGCCCAGCCCGGCGGCCAGACCCTGGGCCAGGCTGGTCTTGCCCGCGCCCAGCGGGCCTTCCAGCAGGATCAGCTCCCCCCCCCGCAGGCCGGCGGCCAGCTGCCGGCCCGCGGCGCGCGTGGCCTCCAGGTCGGCCAAGGGCTGGGCCTCCCCCAATTGCCCCGTCGCGGGCGGGCGCAGTTCCATCTCAGCGGGGCTCCAGCACCGCGACGGGCAGGATCACCTCTTCCATGGAGAGGCCGCCGTGCTGGAAGCTGTCCTTGAACTGGCCCAGGTAGTGGTTGTAGTTGTTGCCGTAGAGGAACATGTAGTCCTCCACCGCGAAGGCCATGGTCTCGCTGGGCTTGCCGTGGGGCAGGCGCCAGGTCTCGGGCTTGTCCAGGAAGATGCCCGTGCGATCCTCCTCCAGCCGCATGTTGCGCCCCAGCTTCCAGCGCAGGCCGCGGGTGGCCTCGCGGTCGCTGAAGATCCGCGCCCCGCGCTGCACGCGCACGCTGCCGTGGTCGCTGGTGATCACGATGGTGTAGCCCTTCTCGCGGAAGGCCTCGAGGATCTGGTTCAACGCACTGTGCCGGAACCAGGCGGAGACCACGCTGCGGTAGGCCGCCTCGTCGGGGACCATCTCGCGCACGATGTCGTTCTGGTTGCGGCTGTGGGCCAGGATGTCCACGAAGTTCCAGACCATGCTGACGAATTGGTGGTTGAAGAGGTTCTCGACCTTCTTCAGCGTGTCATTGGCCTCTGCCAGGTCGATGACCTTGATGTACTTGTGGGCGGGTTTGAACTCCAGGCCGTTGAGTTTGAGCTGGTGGTCCAGAAACTGGCGCTCATGGCGGTTGGTGTTGCCCTCATCGTCCATGTTGCGCTCCCACATCTCGGGGTGCGCCTTGGCGATGTCCAGCGGGTACATGCCGGCGAAAATGGCGTTGCGCGCGTAGGGCGTGGCGGTGGGCAGGATGGCGAACTGCACCTCGCGCCGGACGCGGAACTTCTCGCGCAGGGTTTTTTCCAGCACCATCCAGTGGTCCATGCGCATGCAGTCGATGACGCAGAACAGCACGGGCCGCTGTTCGCGCAGGAGCGGCATCACCACGTTCTTGACCACCGCCGGGCTCATCATCGGGCCGCCGGGCTGGTGGATCCACTCGCGGTACTCGCGCTCCACCAGCCGCGCGAACTCGCGGTTGCACTCCTTGCGCTGGGCCGCCAGGGTCTGGTCGAAACCCAGGTCCGGCCGCTCGTCCAGCTCCAGCTCCCAGGCGCAGAGCTGCTGGTGCATGTCCTGGAACTCGGCCCAACCCGCGCCCATGGACAAGGTGCGCGACATCTGGGCCAGGCCCTGCATGTAGCTCTCACTGAGCTTGCGGCCCGTCAGCTGGGTGCGCTCCATGATCCGCTTGCAGACGGCGATGATCTGGCTGGGGTTGACGGGCTTGGTGAGGTAGTCGTCGATCTGCCGGCCGATGGCCTGGTCCATCAGCGACTCGGACTCGCTCTTGGTGACCATCACGCAGGGCAGGCCGGGATCGTGTTTCTTGATCTCCACCAGCGCATCCAGGCCGGTCATGCCGGGCATCATCTCGTCCAGCAGGACGAGATCCCAGCTCTCGGCGCGCACGCGCTCCAGGGCGTCCATGCCGCTGCAGACGCCCACCACTTCATAACCCTGCTTCTCCAGAATGAGGATGTGCGGCCGCAGCAGGTCGATCTCGTCATCCGCCCACAACACACGTCGGGACATGGGGTGTCTCCTGATTGATGAAAAGGAGCGGATCCAGACCTCAGAGGCTCTTCTCCTGCTCGGGCGCCGCGGCGGGGGCGATCGCCTGGTCGCGCTCTCCCGCCGTCCGCCGCAAGGTGAGGATTTCCTCCGTCAAGCGGGAGTAAAGCGGAATCAGGTCCGGCCGCTCCTCTTCCAGCCAGGCGAGGTGGCGGTTGACGGTGCCCAGGTCGCCGCGCGCCGCAGGTCCGCTCACGGCGCGGTGGGGCGGGTAGCGCAGCAAGTTGGCCAGGGTCTGGTGCATGATGGGCAGCAGGGCCCGGCGGGCCTGGCCCGGCTCCCCCGGCCAGAGGCTCTCGCAGAGCGAGAGCAGGGGTGGCAGGAAGTTGGAGGCCAGCACGCCGCAGAGGTGGTAGGGAATCTGCTGGCCGGGCTCCAGCCAGATCCAGTCGTCCGTCAGGTGGGCCATCAGCCCGCCTAGATAGCCGCGCAGCTCCTCGTCTCCGCCCAGCGCCCAGAAGGAGATGTTCTCCGGCGGCGGGGCGTCCTGGGGAAAGGTCTGCATGGGATGCAACAGGCCGGCCCAGACGCCGGCCGCGCGCAGGGGCTCCAGCAGGGCCAGGGGCGACGAGGCGCTGAACTGCAGCACGGCCCGGCAGCGGCCGTTCTCCTGGCGCAGCCGGGCGGCCAGGTTGTCCACCAGCTCGGGCAGCGCGCTCTCCGGCACGGCCAACAGCAGCAGGTCCACGCCCAGGGGCGTGGCGATGTCGGGCAGCACGACCTGGCCGGCCATGCGCTCGCCGGCGTGCAGGGGATCCGCCACCCAGGCCAGGTCCACTTGTCCCGTTCCCAGCAGGGAGGGCAGCACGCCGCGGCTGGCGGAGCCCGCTCCCAGAAGTCCGATGCGCAGGCGACCTGCGGGCCGCGTCTCAAGCATGGGGGTTCTCCCGAATCAGGGCGGCGCCGTAGCCCACCACGGAGTCCGTCTCGCCCGTCGTGTCCGCGCTGCTGCGATAGTCCAGCAGCTCGACCTGCACGCCGCCCAGCGCCCGGCGCAGCGCGCCCAGCACGACGGCCACGGGTCCGCCGCCGCAGGCTTCGCAGGCGCCGCTGTGCAGCGCGCTCAGCAGTTGTTCCTCGTCCCCCTGTTCCAGCTTCTTCAGGAACAGACCGTCCAGCTCCGCGGCCTCCCCGACCTCGTGGAAGTGGCTGAGATCCGTGGAGGCCACCAGCAAGGTCGGCAGCTCGTCCAGGCAATCCGCCAGGGCCGCGGCCAGCTCGCGCACGGCCTCCGGGCGCTGGTCGCCCATCACCAGGGGCGCCAGGCGGAAGGACCCCAGGGCGTGCTGCAGGAAGGGCAGCTGCAACTCCAGGCTGTGTTCGTCGCGGTGGCCGGCCTGGCCGAAACCCAGCCCGGGCAGGCGGCGACCCAGCCGCGCGCCGAACTCCACGTCCACCTCCAGCCGGCCCAGCGGCGTGCGCCAGGCTCCGGCCGCCGGGTGGTCCGGCTGCGGGCTCCAGAACGAGGGGCCCGGAAACCACTCGTGGTGCGAAGGCGCCACCACCACCACCCGGCCCGGCCGCCAGTCACCCAGCGCCGCGTAGGCCCGGGCCGCGCAGCGTCCCGAGTAGCGGTAGCCAGCGTGGGGACAGACCAGTCCGGCCCAGCGGGTCGCGGCGTCCAGGCGGCCCTGCATAGCCGGCAATTCCTCGCGGTAGGAGGTCAGCAGGCGCTCCAACTCGTCGGGCTGGCCGGGATACCAGCTGCCGGCCATCCGCGGCGAGCGCAGGGACTTGGAGAGTTGCTCTGGCATGATGCCTGACACCATCTCGCTGATTTGTCCACCGGCACGGACAGAGTTCAGGCCCGGGCGGTGGGCTCCGGGTTCTCGCGCGCCAGCAGGGAGGCCACCACGCCGCCGGCCAGGATCAGCAGGACGGCACCCAGCAGGTACAGGTTGAAGTGGCTGCCCAGCAGCAGGCGCAGCCAATGGGCCAGCAACATCTTCACGCCTACCAGGATCAGCACCAGCGACAAGCTGGTCTTCAGGTAGCGGAAGGTGCGCAGCATGCCCGCCAGCGCGAAGAACAGGCTCCGCAGGCCCAGGATGGCGAAGATATTGCTGGTGAAGACCAGGAAAGGATCGGCCGTGATGGCGAAAATGGCCGGGATGGAGTCCACGGCGAACACCACGTCCGCCGTCTCCACCACGAGCAGGGCCAGGGCCAGCGGGGTGAGCACCAGGGCGCCCTTGGCCGCCACGCTCACCACCGGATCCACGCCCCCGCCGTCTGGTTCCGCCGCTTCGGGCCAGCCGGCCCGGACGACGAAGTGGTGGGAATAGAAGCGCGTGGTCACCGCGAAGAGCCGGCGAGTGGTCCGCACCAGCAGGTTCCCCTCCAAGTCGGTCTCCTCTTCCTTGGCCACCAGCATCTTGATTCCGGTGAATACAAGAAAGGCGCCGAAGAGGTAGAGGACCCAATGAAACTGGGCCACCAGGGTGGCGCCCAGGGCGATCATCAGGCCGCGCAGGACCAGGGCGCCCAGAATGCCCCAGAAGAGCACGCGGTGCTGTTGCACGGGCGGCACGGCGAAGAAGCCCAGGATCATGGCGATCACGAAGAGGTTGTCCATGCTGAGGGACTCTTCGATCAGGTAGCCGGTGAGGTACTTCAGGCTGGCCAGCGAGCCGGTGTTGAGCAGGCCATCGACGGGGTCCGCGATCAGGCCCAGACCCTGCCAGTGGTTCTCGTAGGCGAAGTAGATGAAGACCGTGAAGCTGAGGGCCAGGCTGATCCAGAAGGCCGACCAGCCCAGGGCCTCCTTGATGGAGACCACGTGGGCCTTGCGGTGGAAGACCCCCAGGTCCAGCACCAGCATCAGCACCACGAACACGATGAACCCGGTGTAGATCCCGACCATGCGACCCTCGGTCTGTTAGGTGTTACGCGTCCCGGCGCAGGAGCTGGCTGCGCTCCGGCCCGTTGGAGACCCAGCTGATCCGTGTGCCCAGATCCTCTTCCAGCCAGGCCAGATAGTCCAGCACGGCTTGCGGCAGTTCGTCCCAGCGGCGCGCGTCCGCGCTGCCCTGCCAGCCGGGGAAGGTACGCCAGACCGGGCACGGCCCCCGCTCCAGCAGGCGCAGATCCTCGGGCATCCCGTCCAGGCGGCGACCGTCCAGCTCGTAGGCCACGGCAGCCTTGACTTCCGGCTGTCCGTCCAACACGTCCAGCTTGGTCAGCACCAGATCGGTGAAGCCGTTAAGCTGGCAGGCATAGCGCATGGCCACCGCGTCGAACCAGCCGCAGCGGCGCGGACGGCCCGTGGTGGCGCCGAATTCGCCCGCCGCCGTGCGGAAGCCGTCGGCGAACGCGCCCGGCTCGAACTCCGTCGGGAAAGGTCCGTTGCCCACCCGCGTGCAGTAGGCCTTGCAGATCCCGATCACCTGGTCCACTTCCCGCAGCGGCACGCCGCCGCCCGTGCAGGCGCCGCCCGCCGAGGGGTGCGTGGAGGTGACGTAGGGATAGGTGCCCCACTCCAGGTCCAGCATCATGCCCTGGGCGCCTTCCATCAGGACTCGCCCGCCCCGCTGCAACACGCCGTGCAGCAGGGGCCGGGTGTCGCCCAGGTAGGGCGCCAACCCGGCGGTCGCCCGTTCGAGGGCGACGTGCAACTCGGCCCGGGCCAAGGGCTCGGCTCCCAGGGATTCCAGTTCGGCGTTGGCCGCCGCCAGCCCGGCTTCGCAGGCGGCGCGGCGGGCGGGATCCAGCAGGTCGCCCAGCCGCACACCCCGCCGGCCGGCTTTGTCCATGGCGCAGGGCCCCATGCCGCGACCCGTCGTGCCGATGGCCGCGCCAGGCCCAGCCTGGCGGTCCAGCGCCGCTTCCCGCGCCCGGTCCAGCAGCCGGTGCCAGGGCATGATCAGGTGGCAGGCAGGGGAGACCTTGAGCCGCTCCAGCTCCACGCCGCTCGCCTGCAGCATGGCCAGTTCGTCCAGCAGTTCCCAGGGATCCAGCAGCACGCCCGGGCTGATCAGGCAGGCGATGCCCGGGTGCAGGATGCCCGTGGGCACCTGATGCAGCACCGTGCGCTTGCCGCCCACGATCACCGTGTGACCGGCGTTGGGGCCGCCCTGGTAGCGGACCACCATCTGCAGGTCGGGCGCCAGGGCGTCGATGATCTTGCCCTTGCCCTCGTCGCCCCACTGGGCTCCGATCAGGACCGTGACAGGCATGAGGACCCCCACATGAAAAGGCCCCGGCACGAAGCCGGAGCCTGTCTGGATGCGATTCGCCCGGGTCGGACGGGAAGCAGCTTCACCGTCCGGGTCCGCATGGCTACTTGCTCAGCGCCAATTTGGCCGTGCGCTTCTCGTGCCATTCGATGATGATGGGCGCCGCGATGAAGATCGAGGAATAGGTACCGGTCAAGAGGCCCACCAGCAGGGCGATGGCCATGGTCTGCAGCGTGGCGCCGCCGAAGATGATCAGGATGATCACCGAGGCGATGGTGGTCGTACCCGTCAGGATGGTGCGGCTCAGGGTCTGGTTGATGGCGTCGTTCACCACATGCTTGTAGGGCACGCCGCGCTGCTTCTTCACCTGTTCGCGGATGCGGTCGTAGACCACGATGGTGTCGTTGATGGAGTAGCCCACCAGCGTCAGGATGGCGGCCAGCACCGCGAGGTTGAACTCCAGGCCGAAGACCGAGAAGACCAGCAGCACCACGAAGACGTCGTGCAGCGTGGCGATGATGGCGCCGATGGAGTAGATGAACTCGAAGCGCACGGTCACGTAGATGATGAGCAGGATGGCCACCCAGATGGTGGACCAGATGGCCCCCCACTTGAGCTCCTTGCCCACGCGGGCGCCGATGGTGTGGGCGGCCAGGATCGAATCACCGGCGGCCGGGAACGCGGCGCGGATGGTGCTCTGCACCTTCTCCTTCACGCCTTCGGGCTCGCCCTGGATCTTCAGCTGCCAGTCCGGATTGGCGGCGTTGGCGGACTTGAGGGTGGTGACTTCCGCCGCGATGCCCGCGGACTCCAGCGCGCTGCGCAGCTGGCCTTCGGTCACCTGCGTGTTGAACCGGTACTGGATCTCCGTGCCACCCGTGAAGTCGATGTTCTTGTTGAAGCCCTTGAAGGTCGTCATCAGCACGCTGGCGACGAACAGGACCGACGAGAAGACGATCCAGATCCGGCGCTGGTCGACGAAGTTGATGTTCGGGGTTTGGAAGAACTCCATCATGGCCGTGGATCCTCAGATGCTGAGCCGCGTGGCGCGGTCGTAGTTGGTGAAGCGATCGTACAGCAGGCGCGTCAGGATGATGGCCGTGTACAGGTTGGCCACAAGGCCGATCATCAGGGTCAGCGCGAAGCCGCGGATGGGACCCGAGCCGAACTGGTACAGCACCACGCCGGCGATCAGGGTGGTCAGGTTGGAGTCGATGATGGCGGACATGGCGTTGGTGTAGCCCGCGTCCACGGCGGCCCGCACGGTCCGGCCCTTTTTCAGTTCCTCGCGGATGCGCTCCAGCACCAGGATGTTGGCGTCCACCGACATGCCGATGGTCAGCACCAGACCGGCGATGCCCGGCAGGGTCAACGTGGCATGGAAGCCCGCCATGGCCGCCGCGATGAAGACCATGTTGGCCATCAGCGCCAGCACGGCGTAGACACCCGACAGCTTGTAGTAGACCATCATGAACAGCACGGTGAACGCGAAGGCCAGCAGGGCGGACATGGTGCCCTGCTTCAGGCTCTCGGCGCCCAGGGAGGGGCCGACGGTCCGCTCTTCCACCGGCTTCACGGTGGAGGGCAGCGCGCCGTGCTTGAGCAGGTTGGCCAGCTCTTTGGCCTCTTCGATGCTCTCCAGCCCTTCGATGATCGCCCGGCCGTTGGGGATCTTGTTGCGGATGTTGGGGGCCATGAAGACCTTGTTGTCCAACACGATGGCCAGCCGGCGGTTGACGTTGTCCCCCGTGATGCGCGCAAAGCGGCGGGCACCCTCGCGGGTCATGGCCAGCTCGACGATGGAGGCGCCGGCGCTGCCGCCGCTGCCCCCCTGGTTGATGTTCACGGCGGCGGATTCCAGGGCCTTGCCCGTCAGTTCCGCCTCGCGGTGCACCAGGAACAGCTCGGAGTACTTCTTGCCGCCCGTGTCCTCGGTCTTGCCCAGCAGGAAGATCTTGTCGGGGGGAATCAGCGCCTGAATGTCGGGGCGATCCAACACGGCCTGCACGCGGGAGCGGTTTTCCTCGGATACCAGCAGGCTGTTGCGGCCGGGGAAGACCGTCAGCAGTTCGAAGAACGAGGTCACGGCCTTGTTCGTGTCCGCGCTGGCCACGCGGGCGGTGTCGGTGCGGGCGGCCAGCGGGTCGAAGGCCGCGCTGTCCGTCTTGGCCGGCGCCGCGGCCTGGGCCGCGCTGTCGGGCTTGGCACTGGCCAGGGCCGTACTGTCCATCGCGGCGGAATCCACCACGGCGGGCAGGGGCTCGCCCTTGACGGCGGCGTTGATGGCTTCCAGCACCTGATTGGTGCGGGTCACCTCCTCCACCATCTTGAACTCCAGCAGGGCCGTCTTGCCGATCATCCGGCGGGCCGCTTCTGGATCACTCACGCCGGCCAGCTCCACCACGATGCGGCGCTGGCCCTGCTTGGTGATGGAGGGCTCCTGGAGGCCCGAGCCGTCCACGCGGTTGCGCAGGATGACCAGGGAGTTGTCCACGGCGTCGGCGGCCTGCTGCTTCAGCAT from Candidatus Delongbacteria bacterium encodes the following:
- the secD gene encoding protein translocase subunit SecD, with the translated sequence MEQHNNKLRWIIFAALLALAAWKLFPTLRLASMGEEAFKALTPDAQVELRKQSIKRGLDLQGGMHMVLEVDLVELMRGLARTPDARFNERLDRVAGKLTPLTDFWELFQNEFSDIQLSEYFGDRKQSNDELLAMLKQQAADAVDNSLVILRNRVDGSGLQEPSITKQGQRRIVVELAGVSDPEAARRMIGKTALLEFKMVEEVTRTNQVLEAINAAVKGEPLPAVVDSAAMDSTALASAKPDSAAQAAAPAKTDSAAFDPLAARTDTARVASADTNKAVTSFFELLTVFPGRNSLLVSEENRSRVQAVLDRPDIQALIPPDKIFLLGKTEDTGGKKYSELFLVHREAELTGKALESAAVNINQGGSGGSAGASIVELAMTREGARRFARITGDNVNRRLAIVLDNKVFMAPNIRNKIPNGRAIIEGLESIEEAKELANLLKHGALPSTVKPVEERTVGPSLGAESLKQGTMSALLAFAFTVLFMMVYYKLSGVYAVLALMANMVFIAAAMAGFHATLTLPGIAGLVLTIGMSVDANILVLERIREELKKGRTVRAAVDAGYTNAMSAIIDSNLTTLIAGVVLYQFGSGPIRGFALTLMIGLVANLYTAIILTRLLYDRFTNYDRATRLSI